CGAAGGCCGCCATCCAGCGGTCCGCCGGCCAATCGGCCATCGCCCGCACGTCGGCCTCCAGCAGGTCGGCGTCTGGCAGCTCGAGCGCGAAGCGGTCCGCCAGCTTCTCCAGCCCGATCAGGACATTCTCGATGCCGATCGGCGGGGTCAGCGCGCCGATGGCCTGCTCCACCCGGTCGGCCAGCACACCGATCTCGTCCAGCGTCAGATCCTGCGTCTCGAACCGCAGGTCGGCGACCTCAAGCCTGGCCAGCGAGGCGAAGGCGCAGGGCAGCGAGGGTTTCGCGGTTGCGGCCGGCGGCATCGGACGCGGAGCCGGCCCGCAAGGGGCTGGGCAAGGGGCTGGCGCGGCGGTCATGGCGGAACTCCCGGCGGAACTGGGAAACTGGGGGTTGGGCAAGGGGTTGGGCAGAGGAGGGGACGGTTTGCTGGGCGGAAATGACGGGCGGCTCGTTGGCGGTGACCAGTTCCCGGACGATCCAGCGCCGCCATGCGGCTCCCGGATCCGGCGGGCGATAGCCGTTGCGGCGATGGGCCTTGCGGCACCAGGACACGAACTTCGCGGTCACCCGTCCGGCATCGACCTCGGGACGTTCCGCCGCTGCCCATGCCAGATCCTCGGCGTCCGGCTGCCAGTCGGCCGGTAATGCCTCGCCCTGCCCAACCCCTACCCCACCCGAAAAGGAGGAGGAGGATTCAGGATTCCCAGAATCCAAGGAAAAGCCGGCCGGGGAACCGTTGCTGTCAGCCGGCTGACAGGAGATGCCGGCCGTGACACCCTCCATTCCAGCCAGCTGATAGGCGAAACCGCGCAGGCCCCGCCGGGGTTTGGCGCAGACCAGTGCGACGGCCGACTCCTGCGGGGCCTTTTCTTGCAGTCCCTTCAGCACGGCGTTGAACCAGGCGCGGCTTTGCCCCAGCTCTTCGGCCAGCTCGCCTTGCGTCGCGGTGCAGACACCGTCGCGGTCGGCATGGGCGTAGAGCGCGGACAACACCGCGATGTCGGCTGCCTGGATGCCGGGCACGGCAATCCAGCGCCTGTACATGTCGATGTATGGCTTCATTGCGATACCCGTCTGTCGGTCGATCCGTGGACGGGCGGAGACAAGGAAAGAGCGTCAACGGACTCGACGTGAATCCGCTTGGCTTTGCGGGCCTGCCCTGCCATCATGGAGTCGCCAAACCGCCAGATGTGGGGTGCCCGGGATCCCTCGGTCTCCTCCGTCCGACACGAAGGGCC
This portion of the Azospirillum sp. B510 genome encodes:
- a CDS encoding MarR family transcriptional regulator produces the protein MKPYIDMYRRWIAVPGIQAADIAVLSALYAHADRDGVCTATQGELAEELGQSRAWFNAVLKGLQEKAPQESAVALVCAKPRRGLRGFAYQLAGMEGVTAGISCQPADSNGSPAGFSLDSGNPESSSSFSGGVGVGQGEALPADWQPDAEDLAWAAAERPEVDAGRVTAKFVSWCRKAHRRNGYRPPDPGAAWRRWIVRELVTANEPPVISAQQTVPSSAQPLAQPPVSQFRREFRHDRRASPLPSPLRAGSASDAAGRNRETLAALRLRLAGQA